One Methylosinus sp. LW4 genomic region harbors:
- a CDS encoding outer membrane beta-barrel protein — protein sequence MASAKFQSRAAATTLIALSLAAPGAVAPLRPAEGQTLSPSSLDITPLRDLPTVPSIPGPEAAPPSVLQPMTQERRAAPELPSGAPNYGLPRVRARLPKPNPPPAPLKPPPLSPAHPLPPLEAYKTSIQAKEKIKRQARLRMRGFRGALDLPAERPPPPNVALPAQIPAKPKPIVDPNPYAPLGLGVGSLRLYPYAEPTYGYDTNPNRLTSGYQGSKYFRIDAGLRLRSEWSRDEIQGNLRLGYVDYFSVDNADRPDGVGDVFYRWDVARDTKVKFEGKFTLDSQRPGAPGLVTSLPNVTVVNRPLIVSLGTAAGVTQSFGRLDVTMRGTFDRWIFQNAYYNDGSTLNLMSTSYNDPGINPRISYELTPSMKPYLEATLDKRVHDSWLDPYGYARDSTGVSGRAGTTFKITDLVTGEASGGYAQRDYADPRLPRLRGPLIDAAIIYTATPLTTVTLRAGTTLSETTLQGAAGVLSRNVTFDVTHAMFRNFTITATGSYQTNNYQGADTFEQVGTAGVKLEYKLTRSISIKGSYFWQRLVSSTANSNFTANVIMGGLRFEP from the coding sequence GTGGCTTCCGCCAAGTTTCAGAGCCGCGCCGCGGCAACGACGCTGATCGCCCTGTCGCTGGCTGCGCCGGGGGCGGTGGCGCCTCTGCGTCCGGCAGAGGGCCAGACGCTCTCGCCCTCCTCGCTCGACATCACCCCGCTGCGCGATCTGCCGACCGTTCCCTCCATACCGGGGCCGGAAGCCGCGCCGCCCTCGGTCTTGCAGCCGATGACGCAGGAGCGCCGCGCCGCCCCGGAACTCCCCTCCGGCGCGCCCAATTACGGATTGCCGCGCGTGCGCGCGCGCCTGCCCAAGCCCAATCCGCCGCCGGCGCCTTTGAAGCCGCCGCCGCTCTCCCCCGCGCATCCGCTGCCGCCGCTCGAGGCCTATAAGACCTCCATCCAGGCGAAGGAGAAGATCAAGCGCCAGGCCAGGCTGCGCATGCGCGGCTTTCGCGGCGCGCTGGACTTGCCGGCCGAGCGGCCGCCGCCGCCCAATGTCGCGCTTCCCGCACAAATTCCGGCGAAGCCGAAGCCTATCGTCGACCCCAATCCCTATGCGCCGCTCGGGCTCGGCGTCGGCTCGCTGCGGCTCTACCCCTATGCCGAGCCGACCTATGGCTATGACACCAACCCGAATCGCCTGACCTCCGGCTACCAGGGCTCGAAATATTTCCGCATCGACGCCGGCCTGCGGCTGCGCTCGGAATGGAGCCGCGACGAGATTCAAGGGAATCTGCGGCTCGGCTATGTGGATTATTTCAGCGTCGACAACGCCGATCGCCCCGATGGCGTCGGCGATGTCTTCTATCGCTGGGACGTCGCCCGCGACACCAAGGTGAAGTTCGAGGGTAAGTTCACGCTCGATTCGCAGCGCCCGGGCGCGCCCGGCCTCGTCACCAGCCTGCCCAATGTCACCGTCGTCAATCGGCCGCTCATCGTCTCGCTGGGCACGGCGGCCGGCGTGACGCAGAGCTTCGGCCGGCTCGATGTGACGATGCGCGGAACCTTCGATCGCTGGATATTCCAGAACGCCTATTACAACGACGGCTCGACGCTCAATCTGATGAGCACGAGCTATAATGATCCGGGGATCAATCCGCGCATCTCCTATGAGCTCACGCCATCGATGAAGCCCTATCTCGAGGCGACGCTCGACAAGCGTGTCCACGACAGCTGGCTCGACCCTTACGGCTATGCGCGCGACAGCACCGGCGTCTCCGGCCGCGCCGGCACGACATTCAAGATCACCGATCTCGTCACCGGCGAAGCCTCCGGCGGCTATGCGCAGCGCGATTACGCCGATCCGCGCCTGCCGCGCCTGCGCGGGCCGCTCATCGACGCCGCCATCATCTACACGGCGACGCCGCTCACCACGGTGACGCTGCGCGCCGGAACGACGCTCTCCGAGACGACGCTGCAAGGCGCGGCCGGCGTGCTCTCGCGCAATGTCACATTCGATGTGACTCATGCGATGTTCCGCAATTTCACCATCACCGCCACCGGCAGCTACCAGACCAACAACTACCAGGGCGCGGACACGTTCGAGCAGGTCGGCACGGCGGGCGTGAAGCTCGAATACAAGCTCACCCGCTCCATCTCGATCAAAGGCAGCTATTTCTGGCAGCGCCTCGTCAGCTCGACGGCGAATTCCAACTTCACCGCCAATGTCATCATGGGCGGGCTTCGCTTCGAGCCATAG
- a CDS encoding DUF2312 domain-containing protein, which translates to MEASAGIDPTGEVNGGHLRSFIERIERLEEEKRAIADDIKDVYGEAKSTGFDPKIMRKIVSLRRQDKHKRAEEEEILELYMAALGD; encoded by the coding sequence ATGGAGGCCAGCGCCGGGATCGATCCGACCGGCGAGGTGAATGGGGGGCATTTGCGCTCCTTCATCGAGCGCATAGAGCGGCTCGAGGAGGAGAAGCGCGCCATCGCCGACGATATCAAGGACGTCTATGGCGAGGCCAAGAGCACCGGCTTCGACCCCAAGATCATGCGCAAGATCGTCTCGCTGCGCCGCCAGGACAAGCATAAGCGCGCGGAAGAGGAAGAGATTCTCGAGCTCTATATGGCCGCGCTGGGCGACTGA
- a CDS encoding AprI/Inh family metalloprotease inhibitor, with amino-acid sequence MSLFHRSAKLLAFVGLTFAAIEAAPATAAAPSVAGRYAILRAGDKDTGCMLTLDDRAHGPGGFRAQLAPACRDQGVVIFDPVGWSMERGRLALTARKGHKAHFDLEADGLWRRDAKEGKALTLRRL; translated from the coding sequence ATGTCGCTTTTTCATCGTTCTGCGAAGCTTCTCGCCTTCGTCGGCCTGACGTTCGCCGCCATAGAGGCCGCGCCCGCGACAGCGGCCGCGCCCAGCGTCGCCGGCCGCTATGCGATCCTTCGCGCCGGCGACAAGGACACGGGCTGCATGCTCACGCTCGACGATCGCGCCCATGGGCCGGGCGGCTTCCGCGCCCAGCTGGCGCCGGCCTGCCGCGACCAAGGCGTCGTCATCTTCGATCCGGTGGGCTGGTCGATGGAGCGCGGCCGCCTCGCGCTCACCGCCCGCAAGGGCCATAAAGCGCATTTCGACCTCGAGGCCGACGGGCTCTGGCGTCGCGACGCCAAGGAAGGCAAGGCGCTGACGCTGCGCCGTCTCTGA
- a CDS encoding ribose-phosphate pyrophosphokinase: MAAMKILAGNSNRALAETIAAYVNVPLCRAQVRRFADMEVFVEIQENVRGQDTFVVQSTSAPSNDHLMELLIMIDALRRASARRITAVIPYFGYARQDRKGTSRTPISAKLVANLITRAGADRVLTVDLHAGQIQGFFDIPTDNLFAAPVMVADIKSHAKVPNAMVVSPDTGGVVRARALAKRIDAPLAIVDKRRERAGESEVMNIIGDVTGRNCILVDDIVDSGGTLCNAAEALLAQGATSVSAYITHGVLSGAAAERVAASKLKELVLTDTIAATPAVQGARNIRFIPIGPLIGEAIARTAREESVSSLFD, encoded by the coding sequence ATGGCGGCGATGAAAATTCTCGCAGGCAACTCTAATCGCGCGCTCGCCGAGACGATCGCAGCCTATGTCAACGTGCCTTTGTGCCGGGCGCAGGTGCGGCGCTTCGCCGATATGGAGGTCTTCGTCGAGATTCAGGAGAATGTGCGCGGACAGGACACTTTCGTCGTCCAGTCGACCTCCGCGCCGTCGAACGATCATCTGATGGAGCTGCTCATCATGATCGACGCGCTGCGCCGCGCGTCGGCGCGCCGCATCACTGCGGTCATCCCCTATTTCGGCTATGCGCGGCAGGACCGCAAAGGCACCTCGCGCACGCCGATCTCGGCCAAGCTCGTCGCCAATCTCATCACCCGCGCGGGCGCCGACCGCGTGCTGACCGTCGATCTCCACGCCGGGCAGATTCAGGGCTTCTTCGACATTCCGACCGACAATCTCTTCGCGGCGCCGGTCATGGTGGCGGACATAAAATCGCACGCCAAAGTGCCCAACGCCATGGTCGTCTCGCCGGACACGGGCGGCGTGGTGCGCGCCCGCGCTCTCGCCAAGCGCATCGACGCGCCGCTGGCCATTGTCGACAAGCGCCGCGAGCGCGCCGGCGAATCGGAGGTGATGAACATCATCGGCGACGTCACCGGCCGCAATTGCATTCTCGTCGACGATATCGTCGATTCGGGCGGCACTCTGTGCAACGCCGCCGAGGCGCTGCTGGCGCAGGGCGCGACCTCGGTCTCCGCCTATATCACCCATGGCGTGCTCTCCGGCGCGGCGGCCGAGCGCGTCGCCGCCTCCAAGCTGAAAGAGCTGGTGCTGACCGACACGATCGCGGCGACGCCCGCCGTGCAGGGCGCGCGCAACATCCGCTTCATCCCGATCGGTCCGCTGATCGGCGAGGCCATCGCCCGCACGGCGCGCGAGGAGAGCGTGTCGAGCCTGTTCGACTGA
- a CDS encoding GNAT family N-acetyltransferase: MSQLQSSAQLSTPFVAPTRARLAGRLTTLVPLAAAHADDLYAATHEQPRAEEREALWRYLFIGPFPDRAAFRAAVERMEAATDAVWFAALDGDGRAVGFQSYMNIEPANRAVEVGGVLYSPTLQRSAAATEAQYLFAAHAFETLGCRRYVWKCDNANEKSKAAALRLGFSPEGLFRQHMIVKGRNRDTAWFSMLDSEWPARRAAFEAFLEPGNFDASGRQKTPLSALNGQARAADRD, translated from the coding sequence ATGTCACAACTGCAGTCCTCGGCCCAGCTCTCGACGCCCTTCGTCGCCCCCACGCGCGCACGCCTCGCCGGCAGGTTGACGACACTCGTCCCGCTCGCGGCGGCCCATGCCGACGATCTCTATGCGGCGACGCATGAGCAGCCCCGCGCCGAGGAGCGCGAGGCGCTGTGGCGCTATCTCTTCATCGGCCCTTTCCCCGACCGCGCCGCCTTCCGCGCCGCCGTCGAGAGAATGGAGGCCGCGACCGACGCCGTCTGGTTCGCCGCGCTCGACGGCGACGGCCGCGCTGTCGGCTTCCAATCCTATATGAACATCGAGCCGGCCAATCGAGCCGTCGAAGTGGGCGGCGTGCTCTATTCCCCGACTCTGCAGCGCAGCGCCGCGGCGACCGAGGCGCAATATTTATTCGCCGCCCACGCCTTCGAGACGCTCGGCTGCCGCCGCTATGTTTGGAAATGCGACAACGCCAATGAGAAATCCAAGGCGGCGGCGCTACGGCTCGGCTTCTCGCCGGAAGGGCTCTTCCGCCAGCATATGATCGTCAAGGGCCGCAATCGCGACACCGCCTGGTTTTCCATGCTGGACAGCGAATGGCCGGCGCGCCGAGCCGCCTTCGAGGCTTTTCTCGAACCCGGCAATTTCGACGCCTCGGGCCGCCAGAAAACGCCGCTTTCGGCCTTGAACGGGCAGGCCCGCGCGGCAGATAGGGACTGA
- the hemN gene encoding oxygen-independent coproporphyrinogen III oxidase: protein MTSASLALAERSAPRYTSYPTAPHFSADIGPEQAARWLAELPSQSNLSLYLHVPFCPAICTYCGCHTKALRQDAPLTSYKETLLREIELVAASTPARHVRSIHWGGGTPSMLGPSRFREVAHVLGEQFDIARDVEHAIELDPRLVDAALADALVASGVNRVSLGVQDFNSHVQKAAGREQPYEVVERCVSLLRAAGLEAINFDLMYGLPEQSVEDVIRTAKLAVGLSPSRLAVFGYAHVPWFAVHQKLIDQAALAGANERLAQAEAVRATLEAAGFETIGLDHFARPQDTMAQAAREGRLHRNFQGYTTDAADALIGLGVSSIGRLPQGYVGNIGDTGNWRRSVEAERLPISRGLAFTAEDIARGAVIERLMCDFSVDFGAIAAAHDFREDAFDDAVPRLATLRDEGLVALDGRRLTIAPRGRPFARLAAAAFDAYLEAKAARHSIAV, encoded by the coding sequence ATGACCAGCGCCTCTCTCGCTCTCGCCGAACGTTCGGCGCCGCGTTACACGAGCTATCCCACCGCCCCGCATTTCTCTGCGGATATCGGGCCAGAGCAGGCCGCGCGCTGGCTGGCCGAGCTCCCGTCGCAGTCCAATCTGTCGCTCTATCTGCATGTTCCTTTCTGTCCGGCGATCTGCACCTATTGCGGCTGCCACACCAAGGCGCTGCGCCAGGACGCGCCGCTGACCTCCTATAAGGAGACTCTGCTGCGCGAGATCGAGCTGGTCGCGGCCTCGACGCCGGCGCGCCATGTGCGCTCGATCCATTGGGGCGGCGGCACGCCGAGCATGCTCGGCCCCTCGCGCTTTCGCGAGGTGGCGCATGTGCTCGGCGAGCAGTTCGACATCGCCCGCGACGTCGAGCATGCGATCGAGCTCGATCCGCGTCTCGTCGACGCCGCGCTCGCCGACGCGCTGGTCGCCTCCGGCGTCAATCGCGTGTCGCTCGGCGTGCAGGATTTCAACAGCCATGTGCAGAAGGCCGCCGGCCGCGAGCAGCCTTATGAGGTGGTGGAGCGCTGCGTCTCGCTGCTGCGCGCCGCCGGGCTCGAGGCGATCAACTTCGATCTGATGTACGGCCTGCCGGAGCAGAGCGTCGAGGATGTGATCCGCACAGCGAAGCTCGCCGTGGGACTGTCGCCGAGCCGCCTCGCAGTGTTCGGCTATGCGCATGTGCCGTGGTTCGCGGTCCATCAAAAGCTGATCGATCAGGCCGCGCTCGCCGGCGCCAATGAGCGCCTCGCGCAGGCGGAGGCGGTGCGCGCGACGCTGGAAGCCGCCGGCTTCGAGACCATCGGCCTCGATCATTTCGCGCGGCCGCAGGACACGATGGCGCAGGCCGCGCGCGAAGGCCGATTGCATCGCAATTTCCAAGGCTACACGACCGACGCGGCCGATGCGCTCATCGGACTCGGCGTCTCCTCCATCGGCCGGCTGCCGCAGGGCTATGTGGGCAATATCGGCGACACCGGCAATTGGCGCCGTTCCGTCGAGGCGGAGCGCCTGCCCATCTCGCGCGGTCTCGCCTTCACCGCGGAAGACATCGCCCGCGGCGCCGTGATCGAGCGGCTGATGTGTGATTTCTCAGTGGATTTCGGCGCGATCGCCGCGGCGCATGATTTTCGCGAGGACGCATTCGACGACGCCGTGCCACGCCTTGCGACGTTGCGCGACGAAGGCCTCGTCGCGCTCGACGGACGTCGTCTCACGATCGCGCCGCGCGGCCGTCCATTCGCGCGTCTCGCCGCAGCCGCCTTCGACGCCTATCTCGAAGCGAAGGCCGCTCGGCACTCTATCGCTGTGTAG
- a CDS encoding arginyltransferase, whose amino-acid sequence MTREPRDAPQFYLTSPAPCPYLPGRDERKVFTHLIGRRAPALNDTLTQSGFRRSQTIAYRPACETCRSCVSVRVKVEEFQQSKGLRRVARRNADLFAEARRPHAASEQYALFRAYVGARHNDGGMADMSMVDYQMMVEDSHVETRLIEYRMPAENGGPGRLVACCLTDYLADGLSMVYSFYDPSMDERSLGAFMILDHVERVRRAALPHLYLGYWVDGSRKMAYKARFLPQERLGMDGWKRVG is encoded by the coding sequence GTGACGAGAGAGCCCCGCGACGCGCCGCAATTCTATCTCACCTCGCCGGCGCCGTGCCCCTATCTCCCGGGGCGCGACGAGCGCAAGGTGTTTACCCATTTGATCGGCCGGCGCGCGCCGGCGCTCAACGACACATTGACGCAATCGGGCTTCCGCCGCTCGCAGACCATCGCCTATCGGCCGGCCTGCGAGACCTGCCGGTCCTGCGTCTCGGTGCGCGTGAAGGTCGAAGAGTTCCAGCAATCCAAAGGCTTGCGCCGGGTGGCGCGGCGCAACGCCGATCTCTTCGCCGAGGCGCGCCGCCCCCATGCGGCGAGCGAGCAATATGCGCTCTTCCGCGCCTATGTGGGCGCGCGGCACAATGACGGCGGCATGGCCGATATGAGCATGGTCGACTATCAGATGATGGTCGAGGACAGCCATGTCGAGACGCGGCTGATCGAATATCGCATGCCCGCCGAGAATGGCGGTCCGGGCCGGCTGGTCGCCTGCTGCCTGACCGACTATCTCGCCGATGGCCTGTCGATGGTCTATTCCTTCTACGATCCGTCGATGGACGAGCGCTCGCTCGGCGCCTTCATGATTCTCGACCATGTGGAACGGGTTCGCCGCGCCGCGCTGCCGCATCTCTATCTCGGCTATTGGGTCGATGGCTCCCGCAAAATGGCCTATAAGGCCCGCTTCCTGCCGCAGGAGCGGCTGGGCATGGACGGCTGGAAGCGCGTCGGCTGA
- a CDS encoding RDD family protein, with product MYDAGGDGRLYPVSPGLPPREALAGVRTRRILALCLDFFAVALLSAALWLGLLVLSFGLSAFLLPPLFPLVAFFYNGLTVSGWRRATPGMRAMDLEVRLANGAPAPFLNAAVQGVLFYVSWLFPPLLLVTFITSDKRCLHDILADVIVLRRAD from the coding sequence ATGTACGACGCCGGCGGCGACGGCCGCCTCTATCCGGTCTCGCCGGGCCTGCCGCCGCGGGAGGCGCTGGCCGGCGTGCGCACGCGCCGCATTCTCGCCCTCTGCCTCGATTTTTTCGCCGTGGCGCTGCTGTCGGCGGCGCTGTGGCTCGGATTGCTGGTGCTGAGCTTCGGCCTCTCGGCCTTTCTGCTGCCGCCGCTGTTTCCGCTGGTGGCCTTCTTCTACAACGGCCTCACCGTCTCCGGCTGGCGGCGGGCGACGCCGGGCATGCGCGCCATGGATCTCGAGGTGCGGCTCGCCAATGGCGCGCCGGCGCCCTTCCTCAACGCGGCCGTCCAGGGCGTGCTCTTTTATGTGAGCTGGCTGTTCCCGCCGCTGCTGCTCGTCACCTTCATCACATCGGACAAGCGTTGCCTGCACGACATTCTCGCCGACGTCATCGTTTTGCGCCGCGCCGATTGA
- a CDS encoding bactofilin family protein codes for MKDFRPEEKNVVYIGEGVTLTGSVKAQDTIVVDGAVDGEISCSQLIVGPSGVVNGAISVSDADIYGRIGTDITIKQLLIVRSTGRVEGKWIYGEIEVEKGGVLFGTAESTEIRSERKPVNAKDDKASFKSFEKPALVASNDADADAAPVTSISSRALRDRRKA; via the coding sequence ATGAAAGACTTCCGACCTGAAGAAAAGAATGTCGTCTATATCGGAGAAGGTGTGACGCTGACCGGCTCCGTCAAGGCGCAGGACACGATCGTCGTCGACGGCGCCGTCGATGGCGAGATTTCATGCAGCCAGCTGATCGTCGGCCCGTCGGGCGTCGTCAATGGCGCGATCTCCGTTTCCGACGCGGACATTTATGGCCGCATCGGCACGGACATCACCATCAAGCAGCTGCTGATCGTGCGCTCCACCGGCCGCGTCGAAGGCAAGTGGATCTATGGCGAGATCGAGGTCGAGAAGGGCGGCGTGCTGTTCGGCACGGCGGAATCGACCGAAATCCGCTCCGAGCGCAAGCCCGTGAACGCCAAGGACGACAAGGCCTCCTTCAAGAGCTTCGAGAAGCCCGCGCTGGTCGCCTCCAATGACGCCGACGCCGACGCCGCGCCCGTCACCAGCATCTCGTCGCGCGCGCTGCGCGATCGCCGCAAGGCCTGA
- a CDS encoding ATP-binding protein, protein MLASPLVLVGADKGGVGKTTVTRLLIDFLQMANRAVRVYDTQAPTGALKRFYPDIAQIIDIRDVRHQARLVESLTEHNAVTIVDIKAGQLTRTLRFMEDVGLLDASARGEARVMVLHLIGASVASLSEIEEVEPFKSKCEYRIVKNFINASNFFQENAHFSERYLGESDASREIVVPRLDPLAYEAVELTGLPFSAFVFDEPARNAENRPRSFVLRGYVRTWLERSWTNFEAAGLRSYVAPVSEKI, encoded by the coding sequence ATGCTCGCATCGCCGCTCGTTCTGGTCGGAGCCGACAAGGGCGGAGTCGGCAAGACGACGGTCACGCGGCTGCTGATCGATTTTCTGCAGATGGCGAACCGCGCGGTGCGAGTCTATGACACGCAGGCGCCGACCGGCGCGCTGAAGCGCTTCTATCCCGATATCGCGCAGATCATCGACATTCGCGACGTGCGCCATCAGGCGCGTCTCGTCGAGAGCCTCACCGAACACAACGCCGTCACCATCGTCGACATAAAGGCGGGACAGCTCACGCGCACGCTGCGCTTCATGGAGGATGTCGGCCTGCTCGACGCCTCCGCGCGCGGCGAGGCGCGCGTGATGGTGCTGCATCTCATCGGCGCTTCGGTCGCCTCGCTCTCCGAGATCGAGGAGGTCGAGCCCTTCAAGAGCAAATGCGAGTATCGCATCGTCAAGAACTTCATCAACGCCTCCAACTTTTTTCAAGAGAACGCCCACTTCTCCGAACGCTATCTCGGCGAGAGCGATGCGAGCCGCGAGATCGTCGTGCCGCGTCTCGATCCGCTCGCCTATGAGGCGGTGGAGCTTACCGGGCTGCCATTTTCCGCTTTCGTGTTCGACGAGCCTGCGCGCAACGCCGAAAATCGTCCGCGCTCCTTCGTGCTGCGCGGCTATGTGCGCACATGGCTCGAACGATCATGGACCAATTTCGAGGCCGCGGGGCTACGCAGCTATGTCGCTCCCGTTTCCGAGAAAATCTAA
- a CDS encoding acyl-CoA synthetase → MIEPVPARFNLARYCIADHARIHPDKTAIVIVGDESETSWTYGALDRDVRTLAAGFRDLGLSPGARVMIRMGNEAGAVLSYFAAIAAGYVALLASSQLTFEEASFLLEDCGATALVLGRDFEGEAHSRAGVFVLRGEDLARLTKGAPLDDYADTAADDPAYLVYTSGTTSRPKGVLHAHRAAWARRPMYSHWQGLTADDVMLHAGAMNWTYTLGVGVVDPLANGAAAVLYNGRPDPQVWPRLIARHRATIFAAVPGVYRQILKYAALETHDLSSLRHGLTAGAALSPSLLEEWRARAKTELYEAFGMSEISTFISSAPSVPVRPGSPGRPQPGRFVAALPREDGAEPLGRGETGVLAVRRDEPGLMLRYWNRPDEEREAFRGDWFVSGDLVEFDADGYMWHHGRADEVMNALGYRVSPAEVEKCLLAHPLIADAAVAERPGRDDQTIIKAYVILRDGATLGEEDILAHCADHLAAYKRPRQIAFLDSLPRNRNGKLLRAALP, encoded by the coding sequence ATGATCGAGCCCGTTCCCGCCCGCTTCAATCTCGCCCGCTATTGCATCGCCGATCACGCGCGCATTCATCCCGACAAGACGGCGATCGTCATCGTCGGCGACGAGAGCGAGACGAGCTGGACCTATGGCGCGCTCGATCGCGACGTGCGCACGCTCGCCGCCGGCTTTCGCGATCTCGGCCTTTCGCCCGGCGCGCGGGTGATGATTCGCATGGGCAATGAGGCGGGCGCGGTCCTCTCCTATTTCGCCGCCATCGCCGCCGGCTATGTCGCGCTGCTCGCCTCCTCGCAGCTCACTTTCGAGGAGGCCTCCTTCCTGCTGGAAGATTGCGGCGCGACCGCGCTGGTGCTCGGCCGTGATTTCGAGGGCGAAGCGCATTCGCGCGCCGGCGTCTTCGTCTTGCGCGGCGAGGATCTCGCGCGGCTGACGAAAGGCGCGCCGCTGGACGATTACGCCGACACCGCGGCCGACGATCCCGCCTATCTCGTCTACACCTCCGGCACGACGAGCCGGCCCAAGGGCGTGCTGCATGCGCATCGCGCCGCCTGGGCGCGGCGGCCCATGTATTCGCATTGGCAGGGGCTCACAGCCGACGATGTGATGCTGCACGCCGGCGCGATGAACTGGACTTATACGCTCGGCGTCGGCGTGGTCGATCCGCTCGCCAATGGCGCCGCGGCGGTGCTCTACAACGGCCGTCCCGATCCGCAAGTCTGGCCGCGACTCATCGCGCGCCATCGCGCGACCATCTTCGCCGCTGTGCCCGGCGTCTATCGCCAGATTCTCAAATATGCAGCGCTGGAGACGCATGATCTCTCGAGCCTGCGGCATGGACTCACCGCCGGCGCCGCTCTGTCGCCGAGCCTGCTCGAGGAATGGCGCGCGCGCGCCAAGACCGAGCTCTATGAGGCCTTCGGCATGAGCGAGATTTCGACCTTCATTTCCAGCGCGCCGAGCGTGCCGGTGCGGCCGGGCTCGCCGGGCCGCCCGCAGCCGGGGCGCTTCGTCGCCGCTCTGCCGCGCGAGGATGGCGCCGAGCCGCTCGGCCGCGGCGAGACCGGCGTGCTCGCCGTGCGCCGCGACGAGCCGGGCTTGATGCTGCGCTATTGGAATCGGCCGGATGAAGAGAGAGAAGCCTTTCGCGGCGACTGGTTCGTCTCCGGCGATCTCGTCGAGTTCGACGCCGACGGCTATATGTGGCACCACGGCCGCGCCGATGAGGTGATGAACGCGCTCGGCTATCGCGTCTCGCCGGCGGAAGTAGAGAAATGCCTGCTGGCGCATCCGCTCATCGCCGACGCCGCTGTCGCGGAGCGTCCGGGCCGCGACGATCAGACGATCATCAAAGCCTATGTGATCTTGCGCGATGGCGCGACGCTGGGCGAGGAGGATATCCTCGCCCATTGCGCGGATCATCTCGCGGCCTATAAGCGGCCGCGACAGATCGCTTTTCTCGATTCGCTGCCGCGCAATCGCAACGGCAAGCTGTTGCGCGCGGCTTTGCCCTGA